The following coding sequences lie in one Mucilaginibacter sp. KACC 22773 genomic window:
- a CDS encoding tetratricopeptide repeat protein produces MQIQSVVKIALIGLLTAGMSFSCGQHQSNKAFTLSAENGKNDTSQIARLVKKSLLVQATNADSALIYAGQALAIAKNINYKTGEANSLNRMGVVLWKNGRYDRALELLLGALKIREEKKDQPGELACLNNIGIIYSDQNDDEKALTYHFKAKAIAESTHNNKFLSTILSNIGNSYIKLNKVNLALGYEMQAYALQQNLGDQGSLSNTLSILGDIHYKMNHRSLAIEYYRLSLNNAEKNNDQGSLADTYNSLAALYNDINQPDSSAFYAKKGLEAAQKAHYPIAIFTASSLLTKIYQASNEHLELLYLKTAMAAKDSMFSIEKIKQVQTLSFNEALRQQEISEQKRHEAEERIINLQLIGIAIFIPVFFLVLLFLSKGRTHRRVIEFMSVLSLLLVFEFITLFIHPFVQRISSHLPVLELAILVALAAVLVPLHHRLTNWLRLKLVHAEAHVHLAQGKPNEPAKRPVSRNHRS; encoded by the coding sequence ATGCAAATACAGTCCGTTGTTAAAATTGCGCTGATAGGCTTACTGACAGCCGGTATGTCCTTTTCCTGCGGGCAACATCAAAGTAATAAAGCGTTTACGCTGTCTGCAGAAAACGGCAAAAACGACACCAGCCAAATTGCGCGGTTAGTTAAAAAAAGTTTATTGGTGCAGGCAACTAATGCTGATAGTGCTTTAATATATGCCGGCCAGGCCCTTGCTATTGCAAAAAACATCAATTATAAAACGGGCGAAGCAAATAGCTTAAACCGGATGGGCGTTGTGTTATGGAAAAATGGCAGGTATGACCGTGCACTTGAACTGTTATTGGGCGCTTTAAAAATAAGGGAAGAAAAAAAAGATCAGCCGGGCGAGCTGGCCTGCCTCAATAACATCGGCATTATCTATTCCGATCAAAATGATGATGAGAAAGCCCTTACCTATCACTTTAAGGCAAAAGCCATTGCCGAATCAACACATAACAACAAATTTTTAAGCACCATATTATCTAATATAGGCAACAGCTATATTAAATTGAATAAAGTGAACCTTGCCCTGGGGTACGAGATGCAGGCCTATGCGCTGCAGCAAAACCTGGGCGATCAGGGTTCTTTATCAAATACCTTATCAATATTGGGCGATATTCACTATAAAATGAACCACCGGTCGCTTGCAATTGAATACTACCGGCTAAGCTTAAACAATGCCGAGAAAAACAATGATCAGGGTAGTCTGGCAGATACTTACAACAGCCTGGCGGCCCTATATAATGATATAAACCAGCCAGATTCAAGCGCGTTTTATGCAAAAAAAGGGTTAGAAGCGGCGCAAAAAGCCCATTATCCTATCGCAATATTTACAGCAAGCAGTTTACTCACAAAAATATACCAGGCATCAAACGAGCACCTGGAATTGCTTTATTTAAAAACGGCAATGGCCGCGAAGGATAGCATGTTTAGCATCGAGAAAATTAAGCAGGTACAAACACTAAGCTTTAACGAGGCATTGCGGCAGCAGGAGATTTCTGAACAAAAAAGGCATGAAGCCGAAGAAAGGATCATCAATCTTCAATTAATAGGCATTGCCATATTTATCCCGGTTTTCTTTTTGGTGCTCCTTTTCCTTAGTAAGGGCCGTACACACCGTAGGGTCATTGAATTTATGAGCGTATTATCTCTGCTGCTTGTTTTTGAGTTTATCACCCTTTTTATCCATCCCTTTGTTCAACGCATCAGTAGCCATTTGCCTGTGCTTGAGTTAGCGATACTTGTAGCGCTTGCTGCGGTGCTGGTGCCCTTACATCACCGGCTTACCAACTGGCTTCGTTTAAAATTAGTACACGCCGAAGCGCACGTGCACCTGGCACAAGGAAAGCCCAACGAGCCGGCAAAAAGACCGGTATCCAGAAACCACCGCTCCTAG
- the xrtN gene encoding exosortase N has product MLSRIFKAPFTGCAWGSSRLLINGCCLVYLVIAIKLLSIYFLWNADLLMGIALAPYICRVKHGEHSMRYFLPSVIFGVIALIFPVKTTLFVALLFAVLLFFENFKGKVSLVLFFLLLLVSPLFIYISNAISFPIRIWLSEVVAGILSMGGIAAHASGNIIELNGAEFSVDQACAGLHMLSMSFIICLFIIAHCQRQTIKRLGFIEIALLLALTFLLNIVANLCRIMLLVLFKIPAASVLHDVTGVICLLVYVILPLLWLSNFYLKRSAKIEKHPRQKQLVRLVPDEVRYPFIHLLFAGVLIVIACNLKSMDELSNKGADAVTLSGYKKQLLESGVIKFDKPGQLVYLKPTPFYGPEHNPMICWQGSGYNFTRIRKQAIAGREVYSGILAKGADKIYSAWWFDNGSLKTVSQLEWRWTAAQGSKPFYLVNVNASSEAGLLKAVADLPGVR; this is encoded by the coding sequence ATGCTAAGCAGGATATTTAAGGCGCCCTTTACGGGTTGTGCTTGGGGTAGCAGCCGCTTGCTGATAAACGGCTGCTGCCTGGTGTATCTCGTTATCGCTATTAAATTGCTTTCCATTTATTTTTTGTGGAATGCCGACCTGTTAATGGGGATAGCGCTTGCCCCTTATATATGCCGCGTAAAGCATGGAGAACACTCTATGCGGTACTTTTTGCCCTCGGTGATATTTGGTGTTATCGCGCTTATTTTCCCGGTTAAAACCACGCTGTTTGTAGCCCTGTTATTTGCCGTATTATTGTTTTTTGAGAATTTTAAAGGAAAGGTGAGCTTGGTCTTGTTTTTCCTGCTCTTGCTGGTTTCGCCGCTGTTTATATATATCAGCAATGCTATCAGCTTCCCCATCAGGATTTGGCTGAGCGAGGTGGTGGCGGGCATTTTAAGCATGGGGGGAATTGCCGCGCATGCATCGGGCAACATTATTGAGTTAAATGGCGCCGAGTTTTCTGTAGACCAGGCCTGCGCGGGTTTGCACATGCTGAGTATGTCGTTTATTATATGCCTGTTTATAATAGCCCATTGCCAGCGGCAAACAATTAAACGGCTTGGTTTTATTGAAATTGCGCTGCTGCTGGCGTTAACCTTTTTGCTGAATATTGTGGCCAACCTGTGCCGTATTATGCTGCTGGTATTGTTTAAAATACCAGCAGCAAGTGTTTTGCATGATGTAACCGGGGTTATTTGCCTGTTGGTGTATGTGATACTCCCCTTGTTGTGGCTGAGTAATTTTTACCTGAAAAGATCGGCAAAAATAGAGAAGCACCCGCGGCAGAAACAACTTGTACGGCTGGTGCCCGATGAGGTAAGATATCCCTTTATTCATTTACTATTTGCCGGGGTACTCATTGTTATCGCATGCAATTTAAAAAGCATGGATGAACTGAGCAATAAAGGGGCTGATGCGGTAACCCTGAGCGGCTACAAAAAGCAACTGCTGGAAAGCGGGGTTATCAAGTTTGATAAGCCCGGCCAACTGGTGTACCTAAAGCCCACACCCTTTTACGGCCCCGAACATAACCCCATGATTTGCTGGCAGGGCAGTGGCTACAATTTTACCCGCATCCGCAAGCAAGCCATAGCCGGGCGCGAGGTATATTCGGGTATCCTTGCCAAAGGGGCGGATAAGATCTACTCGGCCTGGTGGTTTGATAATGGCAGCCTTAAAACCGTTAGCCAGCTTGAATGGCGATGGACAGCAGCCCAGGGTAGCAAGCCATTTTACCTGGTGAATGTGAACGCCTCAAGCGAAGCCGGATTATTGAAGGCGGTTGCTGATTTGCCGGGTGTTAGATGA
- a CDS encoding XrtN system VIT domain-containing protein has translation MKILKAILSEDRVIKTGLMLILASAALFGITETSLFELNDGTAFGAFFINYVFSVTYFFVVVFKRPKRLAYWVLLFMLWFISAFALNRSMNVFDISVPWLCVVICLSCIALIMALFMEQLTNDVKHLVMFLLGAAFLLFVYYSLYLTSMYIIGLIASIAIGISLHVFAPVALAVVTFIVIKRNVAGSQSLKMALAAGGGVPVLVIALFIWQWHSINKQVNLAVNHNTLAEGKLPSWVVISQNIPKNSIAERIIKANLVYKTVSLQENWLWNTNFHNASFDEPLKHDPLVVLASLFCGQTNLEEHERIKILEAMYDARHKAQDRLWSGGKLKTASVVTNVKILPEYRLAYTEKTLFIKSSEASPWWPSKEAIYTFHLPAGSVVSSLSLWIDGKEAKSRLTTKARADSTYKTVVGVERRDPSVIHWQEGNTVSVRVFPVTPTEARKFRIGVTSPLRQQGTQLVYESIYFDGPPTTGADETIQLAFSKKPPLLSLPGFEELTEGVFTADRKYRADDEIVFAAPPLANAQFTFAGAGYKLENYKPQYAAFDPAAVYLDLNRSWNITDFDSVWQAIKTKKVYYYDGELKELTEENKAEVFARAQKLNFSLFPVNEVKDAEKALIITKCPDIAPNLGDLDDSEFQRRLTAYLATAKPVRMFNIGTKITPYLKALKEMRVFVYDSGELPAMLDKLNQHRFIQSQEDAGHVVLDQSGLIISQTTDTLKSNAPDHLLRLFAYNDIMKKVGPHYFDKTYVQPDIIREAEQAYIASPVSSLIVLETQADYERFGIDENKDSLKNASMKSSGAVPEPGEWLLVLIALAVINFLVYRAKYAKQDI, from the coding sequence ATGAAAATCCTTAAAGCAATTTTATCCGAAGATAGGGTGATTAAAACCGGGCTGATGCTGATACTGGCCTCGGCAGCCTTGTTTGGTATTACCGAAACCAGCTTGTTTGAACTGAATGATGGTACTGCCTTTGGCGCCTTTTTTATCAACTATGTATTTTCTGTAACCTATTTTTTTGTTGTAGTGTTTAAACGGCCAAAGCGGCTGGCCTACTGGGTGCTGCTTTTTATGCTTTGGTTTATTAGCGCGTTTGCTTTAAACCGCAGCATGAATGTGTTTGATATTTCGGTGCCCTGGCTTTGTGTGGTTATTTGCCTATCGTGCATAGCTTTAATAATGGCCTTGTTTATGGAACAGCTGACTAACGATGTTAAGCACCTGGTAATGTTTTTGCTGGGAGCGGCCTTTTTACTGTTTGTTTATTACAGCCTTTACCTTACCTCCATGTATATTATTGGCCTTATAGCCTCTATAGCCATCGGCATCTCGTTGCATGTTTTTGCGCCGGTAGCATTGGCTGTGGTTACTTTTATCGTCATTAAACGGAATGTGGCGGGCAGCCAGTCGTTAAAAATGGCGCTTGCTGCGGGGGGGGGTGTTCCGGTTTTAGTTATTGCCCTGTTTATATGGCAATGGCACAGCATCAACAAACAGGTTAACCTGGCCGTTAATCACAACACTTTGGCCGAAGGTAAATTGCCGTCGTGGGTGGTTATCAGTCAAAATATTCCTAAAAACAGCATTGCTGAGCGCATTATTAAAGCCAACCTGGTTTACAAAACCGTAAGCCTGCAGGAAAACTGGTTATGGAATACCAATTTTCATAATGCATCTTTCGACGAGCCTTTAAAGCACGATCCTCTTGTGGTATTGGCCAGTCTGTTTTGCGGCCAAACCAATTTAGAGGAACACGAACGCATCAAAATACTGGAGGCCATGTATGATGCCCGGCACAAGGCGCAGGACAGGTTATGGAGCGGCGGTAAACTGAAAACCGCATCGGTAGTAACCAACGTTAAAATATTGCCCGAATACCGGCTGGCTTATACCGAAAAAACTTTGTTTATAAAAAGCAGTGAGGCCAGCCCCTGGTGGCCCAGCAAAGAGGCCATTTATACATTTCACCTGCCCGCGGGTTCGGTTGTGAGTTCGTTATCATTATGGATAGATGGCAAGGAGGCAAAGTCGCGGTTAACTACCAAGGCCAGGGCCGATTCGACTTATAAAACGGTGGTTGGGGTGGAGCGGCGCGATCCATCGGTAATTCACTGGCAGGAAGGCAACACCGTGAGTGTACGGGTTTTTCCGGTTACCCCAACCGAGGCCCGGAAGTTCAGGATAGGCGTTACCAGTCCGCTCAGGCAGCAAGGTACTCAACTGGTTTACGAAAGTATTTATTTTGACGGGCCGCCAACTACCGGTGCCGATGAGACCATACAGCTTGCCTTTTCAAAAAAGCCACCGCTGCTCAGCCTGCCCGGATTTGAGGAATTGACAGAAGGTGTTTTTACTGCCGACAGAAAATACCGGGCCGATGACGAGATTGTTTTTGCAGCACCACCGCTGGCCAATGCGCAATTTACCTTCGCGGGGGCAGGGTACAAGCTGGAAAATTATAAGCCACAATACGCCGCTTTCGACCCGGCAGCGGTGTACCTTGATTTGAACAGATCCTGGAATATAACCGACTTTGATAGCGTATGGCAGGCCATCAAAACAAAAAAGGTTTATTACTATGATGGGGAACTAAAAGAATTGACGGAAGAAAACAAGGCCGAAGTATTTGCCAGGGCGCAGAAACTGAATTTTAGCCTGTTCCCCGTTAACGAGGTTAAAGATGCCGAAAAGGCCTTGATAATTACCAAATGCCCGGATATAGCACCTAACCTGGGTGATCTGGACGATTCGGAATTTCAGCGGCGGCTTACCGCTTACCTGGCAACCGCAAAACCTGTACGGATGTTCAATATCGGCACCAAAATAACCCCTTACCTGAAAGCTTTAAAAGAGATGCGGGTGTTTGTTTATGATAGTGGTGAGTTACCAGCCATGTTAGATAAACTTAACCAGCACCGGTTTATTCAATCGCAGGAAGATGCCGGGCATGTGGTGCTGGATCAATCGGGCCTTATCATCAGTCAAACTACCGATACCCTGAAAAGTAATGCCCCCGATCATTTGTTGCGTCTGTTCGCCTATAACGATATTATGAAAAAGGTTGGTCCGCATTATTTTGATAAAACTTACGTGCAGCCGGATATCATCAGGGAGGCCGAACAGGCCTACATTGCCTCGCCGGTATCCAGCCTCATCGTGCTGGAAACACAGGCAGATTATGAGCGCTTCGGGATCGATGAAAATAAGGATAGCCTTAAAAATGCCTCCATGAAATCATCAGGCGCGGTACCCGAACCGGGCGAGTGGCTGTTGGTGCTGATAGCACTTGCGGTAATTAACTTTTTAGTATACCGTGCCAAATATGCTAAGCAGGATATTTAA
- a CDS encoding winged helix-turn-helix domain-containing protein yields the protein MKISLEQFDKAFENRIRLQIMSVLVANESYDFNALKELLNLTDGNLASHLKALEKEEYIQVQKSFIGRKPNTKYLASEKGRAAFRLHLLALENLIKQQKL from the coding sequence GTGAAGATCTCGTTAGAACAATTTGATAAAGCTTTTGAAAACCGGATACGTCTGCAAATTATGAGCGTACTGGTTGCCAATGAAAGTTATGATTTTAATGCGCTTAAGGAGCTGCTCAACCTTACCGACGGCAACCTGGCATCGCACCTGAAAGCGCTGGAAAAGGAAGAATACATCCAGGTGCAAAAAAGTTTCATAGGTCGCAAGCCCAATACCAAATACCTGGCATCCGAGAAAGGCCGTGCAGCATTCAGGCTGCACCTGCTTGCCCTCGAAAATTTAATAAAGCAGCAAAAGCTGTAA
- a CDS encoding M20/M25/M40 family metallo-hydrolase — protein sequence MKTNTCFIALMFLGARLLSAQTNQQKINAAIKGNQQEIFGEYLDFVAIPNETVDSANIRLNAAFVKNMLENRGVKAELLTIANGNPAVFGEVKVPGATKTIAYYAHYDGQPINPKQWAPGLKPFDPVFITAPIEQGGHIVNYKRGDAVDTSWRLSGRGSADDKAGVMCIINAYDALVKSKIKPGCNIKFFFEGEEEKGSPQLAAIFKKYKAKLTSDLWIICDGSRHPSGKNIVVFGVRGDVNMWLTIYGPKRPLHSGNFGNWAPNPGLAMAKLLAGMKDDDDRVTIKGFYDDVTPLSQDEKDALAKVPPVEPGLKKELGIARPEGGTRPLVNAFMLPTLNINGMASGNVGKQASNVIPVKAEAVLDLRLVPGNDMDRQIQKVTDHIRAQGYYVVDKEPTDQERITYPKIIKITHDAGYNAQRTPLDLPIAQAVVKAVQGTVDYPVVLSPSSGGSLPLFVFEQELGAKVITVPLVNYDNNQHAENENVRVSYLWQGIATMAAVMQMK from the coding sequence ATGAAAACAAATACCTGTTTTATCGCCCTGATGTTTTTGGGTGCCCGGCTGCTATCAGCCCAAACAAACCAGCAAAAAATAAATGCGGCTATTAAAGGCAATCAGCAGGAAATTTTTGGCGAATACCTGGACTTTGTAGCTATCCCCAACGAAACAGTTGATTCGGCTAATATCCGCCTCAACGCGGCATTTGTTAAAAATATGCTGGAGAACCGTGGCGTTAAAGCCGAACTGCTTACCATTGCCAACGGTAACCCAGCCGTTTTTGGCGAAGTAAAAGTGCCGGGTGCAACCAAAACCATCGCTTATTACGCCCATTACGACGGTCAGCCGATAAACCCTAAACAGTGGGCGCCCGGTTTAAAACCATTTGACCCCGTTTTTATTACCGCTCCAATTGAGCAGGGCGGCCATATTGTTAACTATAAACGCGGCGATGCCGTCGATACCAGCTGGCGCCTGAGTGGCCGTGGCAGCGCCGATGATAAGGCTGGTGTAATGTGTATTATCAACGCTTATGACGCACTGGTGAAAAGCAAAATAAAACCGGGATGCAATATCAAATTCTTTTTTGAGGGCGAAGAAGAAAAAGGCTCGCCACAACTTGCGGCGATCTTTAAAAAGTATAAAGCTAAGCTTACATCCGATCTTTGGATTATTTGCGATGGGTCAAGGCACCCATCGGGCAAAAATATAGTAGTGTTTGGTGTAAGGGGCGATGTTAATATGTGGCTTACCATTTATGGCCCCAAACGGCCATTGCATAGCGGCAATTTTGGTAACTGGGCACCAAACCCAGGCCTGGCCATGGCCAAATTACTGGCAGGGATGAAAGATGATGACGACCGGGTAACCATTAAAGGCTTTTATGACGATGTAACCCCGCTGAGCCAGGACGAAAAAGACGCATTGGCCAAAGTACCGCCGGTTGAGCCGGGTTTAAAAAAAGAGCTTGGTATTGCCCGCCCCGAAGGCGGAACACGCCCGCTGGTGAATGCATTTATGCTGCCCACGCTTAATATCAACGGCATGGCAAGTGGCAATGTTGGCAAACAGGCATCAAATGTAATCCCGGTGAAAGCCGAAGCCGTGCTCGACCTGCGCCTGGTGCCCGGCAATGATATGGACAGGCAAATTCAAAAAGTAACAGACCATATACGCGCCCAGGGCTATTATGTTGTAGACAAAGAACCGACAGACCAGGAAAGGATTACCTACCCTAAGATCATTAAAATAACCCACGATGCCGGTTATAATGCGCAACGTACTCCGCTTGATTTGCCCATAGCGCAAGCTGTTGTAAAGGCCGTTCAGGGTACAGTTGATTACCCGGTGGTGCTTTCGCCGAGTTCGGGCGGCAGCCTGCCCCTGTTTGTTTTTGAACAGGAATTAGGAGCAAAGGTTATCACGGTGCCATTAGTTAATTACGATAACAACCAGCACGCCGAAAATGAAAACGTAAGGGTGAGCTACCTTTGGCAAGGCATAGCAACTATGGCCGCGGTAATGCAGATGAAATAG
- a CDS encoding glucosaminidase domain-containing protein, whose translation MRKISAVFLISVVFFSSCSARKTTSSRNKSRNSISNRDVRRNNSSIQKANGASAAGYKSLSSLDYIDRFKAIAIQEMNQYGIPASITLAQGLFESGAGNSELARFANNHFGIKCTADWMGKSYYKDDDQVNDCFRVYDNPEDSFRDHSTFLKRKNYAKLFELDKNDYEGWARGLKAAGYATNPKYPELLINLIVKYNLDQYDRAEGEAAKIKREDRVLSQINDSIGKPNTDTLTKTKPDDKIYTVKQGDTLYNISKRFGITVDELKALNSIPDNNIHIGQKLVVVK comes from the coding sequence AGAAACAAATCCAGGAATTCTATTTCCAATCGCGATGTTCGCCGCAATAACAGCAGCATCCAAAAGGCCAACGGCGCATCTGCGGCGGGTTATAAATCCCTGTCGAGTTTAGATTATATTGATCGTTTTAAGGCCATTGCCATACAGGAAATGAACCAGTATGGCATCCCCGCCAGCATTACCCTGGCACAGGGTCTGTTTGAATCGGGCGCCGGCAATAGCGAGCTGGCCCGTTTTGCCAACAACCACTTTGGTATAAAATGCACTGCCGACTGGATGGGCAAAAGCTATTATAAAGATGATGACCAGGTTAACGATTGTTTCAGGGTTTATGATAATCCCGAAGACTCGTTTCGCGACCACTCCACATTTTTAAAGCGAAAAAATTACGCCAAACTATTTGAGCTGGATAAAAACGACTATGAAGGATGGGCCCGGGGCCTGAAGGCAGCCGGTTACGCTACCAACCCCAAATACCCCGAATTACTAATTAACCTTATTGTAAAATATAACCTTGACCAGTACGACCGTGCCGAAGGCGAGGCAGCCAAAATAAAGCGCGAAGATCGTGTACTATCGCAAATTAATGACAGCATTGGCAAACCCAACACCGATACCCTGACCAAAACCAAGCCCGACGATAAGATATACACCGTAAAACAGGGCGATACACTATACAACATATCCAAACGTTTTGGTATAACTGTTGATGAACTAAAAGCGTTAAACAGTATACCAGATAATAATATACACATTGGGCAAAAACTGGTAGTTGTTAAGTAG